The Chryseobacterium shigense genome segment AACTCTGTAGGAATCAATTTAAATACAGCAAGCAAATCATTATTAAGCTATGTTTCCGGGATTGGTGAGAAAATGGCAGAGAATATTGTAAGCTACCGAACAGAAAATGGTCCTTTTGAAGACAGAAAAGAGCTTAAAAAGGTTCCCAGACTTGGAGAAAAGGCTTACCAGCAGGCTGCTGCTTTTGTGAGAATTACCAATGCTAAAAATCCTCTCGACAATTCAGCCGTGCATCCGGAAGCCTATGGAATTGTAGAAAAAATGGCTAAAGATTTAGGTATCAAAACTAATGAACTGATTGCCGGCAAAGAAAAAATAGCTCTGGTAAAACCTGAAAATTACATTACAGAGGAAATAGGAATTTTAGGAATCAAAGACATTTTGAAAGAGCTTGAAAAACCCGGATTAGACCCCAGAAAGGCTGCTAAAGTATTTGAATTCGATCCTAATGTAAAAAGCATAAAAGACCTGAAGCCTGGAATGATCCTTCCCGGAATTGTCAATAATATTACGGCTTTCGGATGCTTTGTAGATATGGGGATTAAAGAAAGCGGGCTTGTCCATATTTCCCAGCTTAAAGACGGCTTTGTTTCTGATGTAAATGAGGTGGTGAAACTTCATCAGCATGTACGCGTAAAGGTAACGGAAGTGGATGAAGCAAGAAAAAGAGTTCAGCTGAGCATGATTTTGTAATTGTTTTTTTGTAAAACTGTTTTAAAATTATTAACCAAATACTAAAAGCAACAGTATATTTTGAGTAATAAAAATTTAATTTTTGATTTAGACGGAACACTTTGGGACCCGAGAGCAACGGTTATCAAAATATGGAATGAGGTTTTAAACAAGCATCAGTTAATAGAAAAAGACTTAAAACCTGAAGATATGAATCCATATATGGGATTACTGGCTGACAATATTTTAAAAGATATTGTTCCCGGGATTTCAGACCAACGTGTTCATAATATTCTTTCTGAAATTGTTCAACATGAAAATAAAACTCTGCGTATTCATGGTGGAATTCTGTATGAAGGTGTTTCCGAAACTTTGAAAAATTCAGCAAAAAATCATCGGCTTTTTATTGTCAGTAACTGTCAGGACGGATATATAGAATCTTTTTTAGACTTCTATCATTTCAACGATTTGTTTACAGATATTGAATCTTATGGGCGAACGAAGAAACCAAAAGCTGAAAACATCAGGCTGATTATGGAAAGAAATGATTTAAGCCCGGAAAACTCTGTGTATGTTGGTGATACGCAAACTGATTATGAATCCGCAAAAGCCAATAACCTGCCATTTATTTTCTGCAAATATGGCTTTGGAAAGTTAGACACATCTGAATACCAGCCTTCAATTTCAAAGTTTTCAGATATGGAACTCCATATTTAACCATCCTCAAAAATAGCATCCGAATAAAAAACAAAGGCTGTACATTTATCTGTACAGCCTTATTCTTTTAAAATTCATATCTGAAATCTAAGATCTTATATCTTCCCTCTATTTAAAATCCTTAGAATCTCTCTTCGGCTGTTTAGCATCCGGCCATTTTACCGTTTCCCCTTTTTCATCCTGAGGCAATACTCTTTTTGTCCTGCTTGTAAATTCAGGGTCTTCTGATGCCATGTAAGCCAATGCAGCCGTTAAAACCACATTATTTTTCACCTCATCAAAAACGATTTTATCATAGGTATCTTTTGTAGTGTGCCATGTATAACCGAAATATCCCCAGTTCAGGGAGCTTAAAGAAAATCCGGGTACTCCTGCCGCTACAAATGATGCATGATCAGAGCCTCCGCCACCCGGCATTCCCGGAAAATCTGTTTTAATCTGGTCTCTCACGGTTTTTGGAACTCCGTTCAGCCATTTTCCGATATAGCTGTAAGAATCCACGAATCCCTGTCCGCTGATATTAATCACACGTCCGGTCCCGTTATCCTGGTTAAATACAGCCTGAACTCCTTTCATGATTTGCGGATTATCTGCCACAAAACCTCTTGAACCGTTCAGTCCCTGCTCTTCACTTCCCCAAAGCCCAATAACGATAGTTCTTTTATTGTTCGGATAATATTTTTTCAATATTCTCATTGCTTCAAGCATGGTAAGTGTACCCGTTCCGTTATCGGTTGCACCCTGCGCTCCATCCCAGGAATCAAGATGGGCAGAAAGTATGACATATTCTTCCGGTTTTTCCTTTCCTTTGATGATACCAATTGTATTAAAACTTTTTGCATCAGGAAGAATTTTAGATTGAGCTTCTATTCTGACCTTTGGTTTAGCTCCTTTTTCAGCCATTCTGTAAAGCATTCCGTAATCTTCCACATCAATATCAATCATTGGAATTTTTGCTGTTTTTGCTCCGAAAATCCTGTTCGCTCCCATAATGCCCGTCCAGTTGGAAATAGCAATTCCCGCTGCACCGGCTTTTTCTAAAGCTTCCGGAAGTGTGTTGTTATCATATCCGATATTCTTTACATAATCGCGGAAATCTTTCCCGGCCTGCTCTTTTTCTGCTTTCAGTTTTTCGTACAGTTCCGTAGTGGCAAATTCTTTAATCTGTTCATCGGAACGTCCGATCTTTTGATACTGCGCTATTAGTACTATTTTCCCTTTTACAGAAGGAATCCATGCATCAAATTCGGCTTTGGAAGAAACTTTTGGAAGTACCACAACCTCGGCTTCTACTGCTTTTTTCGTTGCCGGGCTCCATGCAAGCTGTGTTGCAGCCAATGATTTCACGCGCGGATAAACCATATCTACATGAGTGATTCCGCGCTGCCATCCTTTCCATGTCCCGAACTGCTGAAGATTGGATTCTATACCCCACGAACGGAGTTTTTCTGCAGTCCATTCATTCGCAGCAAGCATTTCAGGGGTTCCTACAAGACGTGGCCCTATTCCGTCCAGAAGCTCATAGGCCATATTTTCCAGCTGTGAGCTGTTATTGATTTCATCTACAAAGCTTTTTACAACGGGATCAAGTTTTTCTTTCGGATCTACCTTCACCTGGGCCCATGAGAACTGAGCAGCCAGTACAACCGCAGGCACGGCAAAAAATCTATTTATCTTCATAACATATATTGAATGCTTAAAGATAGCAGAATTTACGTGAATAAGGAAGAAAATTCACAGATAAGAGGGATAATTTACGGATTTACCAATCTGATTTAAATAAAAAAGACCGCCCAAAACTGACGATCCTGAAATGTATTCAAAAAACTGTTATTTTTCACTGATAAAAGCCTGTTCATCAGCTGAAAGGAGGATTGCATCTTCTTTTTCCTCTTTCACAGGAACATTTTCCCAGATGCTTTTACTGAAATCCACTTTCTGGGAAAGGCCTTCCTTTCCGGACTTTTCAAAAGTATTATAAATAATTTCCCGGCTGAATTTTCTTTCATGTTTCTTGCCAAGATAAAAAGCTGAGTATTTATCCCCTTCAAACCTGGTTGAGGCAGGCAGATACATGCCGTCTTTTTTATAAAAATCAAAAATAAGAGAGGCATCCCCAAGCTGATAATCATACTCTACCCCTTCTGCTGTTGTTCTTCTGACCGGAGGATAATCTGCCTGCAAATACTGTACTTCAAAGTAAGTGATGACCTTATCGGTTTTATTGTATTTAAACTCTCCTTTCAATTCAATTCCAACACCGGATTTGACTTTAAACGTGATCAGTTGCTCATCACCTTCTTCAGATATCATCTTCGCTGAATATTTTGCCCCGATGCTCCTTACATGATTGAGGGTACGGTTCAGTTCGAAGCTGAAAAAATAATTTCCCATATACTCATGAGAAAATTCATTGTTTCCCGTGGTAAAGATACTGTCTGCCTTTATATTTTTCAGGTATTTTACATTGTTCAGCTGTATCTGCAGGATCTCATCATAGTTTTTCCTGATGCCGTCTTTATAATTATACTGATTGCTTTTGCTCCATAATTTTGCTTCGGCGATCGCCAGAAAGTAGAGCTTATTATTATCTAACTTCTTCTCTTTGTATATTACATCATAAAGGGAAGGCTCATTATAATACCTCTTATGGTAATTTTTACTTACATCTCCAAGAAGCTTCCTGAGATCTATGCTCACTATCTTTACTTCTCCAACATTTTTGTAAGCACGAGCCAGTTTGATCAGGGAATTAAAAGCAGTAATTTTCTTTTTCTGATAACCGGAAGCTGAAATTTCAAAGTTTTCCGCATCCTCTCCCACCGGGGCAAAACCATCCTCATTGGTATAAACAATCTGATCCTTGAGAATAATTCTCGCATGAGATACAGGTTTTCCGTTTTCGGAATCGACCACTTTCAATTTCTGGGCAGAAAAGAATCCAAAAATGAAAATGAATAAAAAGTAAGAGTGTTTCATGGTGAGTATAATTAATTTTTAAAATTAACTATACAAATATATATCCCGACGGTGAAATGAGATTATTTCTAATAAAATTTAATAGTATTTAACTTATACAGTAGTTAAAGCCGAATATTTTAAACCTGAGGATAGGTCATAAAAAAAGCCGGCTCAATGAGCCGGCCCGGGAACGAATTATTTTTTAGCTTCTTCTACAGAAACTTTTCTGAATTCTTTGAACAGTTTGCTAAGTTCCAAAGCTGATTTACGAGCTCTTGTACCAGCAGCTTTGTTTCCTTTTTCTGCTTGTTGGTTAGCTTCAGTTGCAAACGCTTCGAATTCAGCGTTGATTTTTTCAATTAGTTCTTTCATTATTTTAAAAATTTAGGCTGCAAATATAGGTTTTATGGTAATTCCAGCCTAACTCAGGCAGAAAAAGTTTGAGCTGAAATGTGTTTTTTTTCTACTTTTTTCTTATCCATCTGATTTTCTTTGCATTTCTATTAAAAATTTATGGCTTTTATTAAATTCCATAGGGCATCCGGGCAATTATCCGGATATTTTTTCATCCGCTGATCTTCTCTATTTATTCTTATTCCAAAGTTGAATTAATAGCGGAAATACAGGAAACTCATTTTTACCTAATGCATAGATTTTAAAATAAATAACTGTATCGGTTAAATTAATGGGAATTGTATCCTTTTTAAATGCAATAATCTTCTAATTTTGAATAAAAAAGATTCATGAATATAATATCAAAATTTACCGTAGGTTCTGAAGATGGGATTTCTGATCTTATAAGTATTATTGATTCTTCGGTGTACACTATGTACAAGGGATTGGTTCCTGACGAGGACATCAAAAAATATATTGCCAATGATATTGATCCCCGAAAAATGATCAATGACCTGAATGATCTTTCCAACCAGCTTATTATAACTTATGCAGACGATAAACCCGTAGGTTACAGCATTTTGAAAAGCGGCTCCGGCCATCCTGCGCTGCCTGAAGGAAAAAGAGCAACGGAAATCAGTTTTGTGATACTTCCTGAATTTGATTCACCGGAAATCAGGCAGTCACTTTGGAAAAAAAGCAGGTCCGCAGCCAGCTTTACAGATATGATATGGCTCAATATGATGGCACACGATCCTCTTCTGGAATTTCTGAAAGAATCAGGTTTTGTTACTGTTGCCGATACTACAGCCGGACCTTTTCAACTTCCATCCCACATATTGAAACTGGAGTTTTAGAACGGCTCAAATTTTTAAAAGATTCAAAATTGAGAATAACTATAATGTTCATTTTCATTTCATTCCTTAAAGCAATTTTAAATTAACAGCAGTTTACGTATCTTTGATTTTTATAATTTATACATCATGAGCGATCAGCTGGAAACTATTGAAGATTATTACAGGCGCATCCGGAAAGATCAGATAAAAATGTTCGATTCCGATGAATTTGAAACGGGAAAGTCACATTTCAATGTTTCAATGCGGAGGTACTGCAGTTTTAAAAGCCCATACAACCGCCGTGATTATTACAAAATAAGTTTCATTATTGGAAAAGGGACGTTCCAGTACGGGCATCATAAACTGTATGTTGACCGGCCCGCCCTCTTTTTCCCTTCGCCTAATATTCCGTACTCCTGGGAATGTGACGGGGATCTTCAGGAAGGATATTTCTGCCTGTTTAACCAGGAATTTTTCAGCGGAAATACTGAATTCAACCTTTTTAAAAAGACTTCTCTGTTTAAGGAATGGAGCACGCCTCTTATCTTTTTAACCGATGAGCAGACACAGCTGGCAACTCTTTATTTTGAACAGATGTATAAGCTGAACAATTCACCGTACCCGTTCCGATGCAGCAGCATTAAAAGCCATCTGGCCTCTGTAATGCACCTTGCTCTTGAAAACCGTGTGGATGACATCAACCCTAATGAACTTCCTGCCAATATCCGTCTGTACCGTTTATTTGATGAGCTTCTCAATAAGCAGTTTCCACTGGATTCACCGGCCTATCCCCTGGCACTGAAAACGGCTTCCGATTTTGCGGATCATCTTAATGTGCATGTTAATCATTTAAATTCATCGGTAAAATCGGTTACTCAGCTTACCACTACACAAATTATAAAGGAAAGGGTGTTTGAAGAGTCCAAAAACCTGTTGAAATACACCAATTGGGATATTGCTGAAATAGGATATACCCTGGGATTTGAGCAACCTTCCCATTTCAATAATTTCTTTAAAAAACATGCTGAGGTTTCCCCTTTAAAATTTAAAAATACATTTTAATCTTTGATTTTTGTAATTTTTACTTTGTCTTTTAAAATTAAACTCATGCATTCCTGATCTATTTTTGCATAGTAAAATAACGAATGAATATGTTGTTGAAAGAAGCATCTGAAAAAAGAATCAGATTAATAACCATTATGGCCTTTGTGTCGATCCCGCTTTCCGGGTTTGTCACTGATATTTATTTACCATCATTTCCATCGATGGCAAAAGAAATGAACGTATCTGAAAAGGATATCCAGATTACTTTAACCTCTTACTTATTAAGTTATGGGATCTCACAGCTTTTTGTCGGGGGAATCCTGGACAGTATCGGGCGTTACCGTCCAAAGCTGGTCGCCCTGTTCTTACTTATAGTCAGCAGTATCCTGATTACAATGACGGACAGCATTCTGCTGATCTGTCTTCTCCGTATTCTTCAGGGAGCCGCCGTTTCCGTACTGGTTGTAGCGACCAGAGCTATTTTTGTAGATCTTTATGATTCTGAAAAAGTAAAGCATTATCTGAGCTATTTCACCATTGTCTGGTCATGTGGGCCTATCCTCGCTCCTTTCCTCGGAGGATATCTCGAAAAACTGTTTAACTGGCATGCCAATTTCCATTTCCTTGCCTTATATGCAGGAATTTTATTTTTGTTCGAATGGTTTTTCAGTGGCGAAAGTTTACCGGAAAGAAAAAAACTCAACCTTTCTGAAAATATCGGCCTGTATAAGATGATGCTGAAAAACAGGATATTTATGTTAGGAATTTTTATTCTGGGATTAAGCTATTCTATTGTTATGCTTTTCAATATCACAGGTCCTTTTATTATTGAAAATACGTTTCATTTCACGCCGGTAGTTATCGGCTACTGTACCCTGATCTTAGGATTTTCATGGATGATTGGCGGATTTATAGGAAAAAGAAGGCTTAAACTTGACTTTAAGGAAAGAATCCTTCACCCTATCATTTTACAGCTGATTCTGATCACCGGACTAATTACTACCAGCTTCTATGCGGAAAACCTGTTCATTATGATTCCTTTTGCATTTTTCATTCATATCTGTTCAGGCATCTTGTTTACGTCATTTTTTACAACCAGTATGCTTTATTTTCCTAAAAATGCAGGAACAGCAGGCGGACTGATGGGCGGACTGGTGTATGTAATTACCTCTATTACGAGTTTTATTATTTCGGTGAGTGGAACTGTTACAGAACAGGATGGTCTTGCCTGGCGTTATCTGGCGATTGCGATGATACTTTTAGGAATTATCCTGGTCATGCACCAGGCCGTTAAAAAAGAAAAAGCAGAGAATTGATCTCTGCTTTTTTATTTCAATAAAATGAATTTTAAATATACCTGAATTAACCAATGCAGATTAAATCTTATTTTTCATTCCCATCAGTAAGCCCGGTAAGCAAACCACTTTTTAAAATAATATTTTTAATTAAGGCTTCCTTATAGCTCCAGTAATCACTGTTTCTTGGCATTTGATTTTCCAGGATGATCAGATTGACATCGTCTGAAGGAAAATGAACATTCAGGCAAGTAAAACCATCGCCAAGCCCGGTTACTGCATAATAACTGAGCCCTGATTCTTTAATGATACGAACGTTATAACCGAATCCCATATCTTCTTTTCCAAAAACATCATGCTGTGATTTTGTTGTAGGCGAAGTCATCATTTTAAATGTTCCTGATTTTAGTAATCCTCCTTCAAATAGTGCCGTGTTCCATAATGAAAGATCATGAACTGTTGATACAATTCCGGCTGCAGGTAAATTATCATTATTTATGAATGATTTTTCTACCTTTTCAAAGTTATTTTCTTTGTTCATGTAACCGTTTACAAGGCCCCGCTTGTTATCTTTATTGTAACAGAAGGTATTTTTCATGTTCAGTTTTCTGAATAATTCATCCGCCAGTTCAACATATGTTTTACCTGATATTTTTGCAAGGATTTCGCCTAAAAGCATATAAGACAGGTTACCGTACTTGAATTGTGAACCGGGCTTAAAAACAAGCGGTTTCTCGGTATCCACAATTCCGTGGGTATGATTAAGAAGCTGATGAACCGTAACCAAATCTGCCCAACTCTCCGTTAAATCCGGAAGGTATTTTTTGATGGGAGACTGAAGGTTTATATTTCCCTTTTCCACTTCTTTCAATATCAGAACGGCTGTAACCTGTTTTGAGTTTGACATAATTTCAAACTGGTCATCAGATTTTAACGGAATATTGTTACTGAAGTTGCTATAACCAAAGGTTTTAGCATATTTTACTTTTCCGGCTTTTGTTACCAGAACCGTCCCGTTAAATTTTATAGGATCTGAATTCGTAATAACACTGTCAATTTTTTTTGAAAAATCATCTGTTTTCTGGGCTTTGGTTATTGAAAGACTAAGTAAAGTGAATAAAAATCCGGTAAGTTTTAACTGCATTAATTCTGTTTTTTATTTGTATAATAATTCCACACTGCTTTGGTTATATCAGCAATTGTTTTTTCTGTTTCTGCTCTTTCTTCGGTAATATTTTTCAGATATACGGAAAGGATAAAATGTTTTCCGTTAGGAAGTTTAACAATTCCTACATCATTCATTGCTGCCCTGAGATTCTGGTCATTCGTTCCGGAAATTCCTGTTCTGTGAGCAAGCTCTGTATCTTTTGGCAATCCTGCCTTCATCCAGGTAAGGCCGCGTGATGTTTCCACCATAATCTGGTATAAATATTTTGTTGTTTCCTTTTTCAGGACTTTTCCTTTATAAAATTTCTCCAGAAGCCCGGTCGTTGCCAAAGGTGTTGAGGTATTTATGTATAAATTATCCCAGGAAGACATTCCCTGTTCATCCACTTTAATTGTAAAATCCCGGATTCCCTGCTTATTGATAAACTTCTGAACGGCTTCAGTACCCCCTACTCTCTTTATAAGTATATCGCAGCCGTTATTATCGCTGTGCGAAACGGTATATCTCAGTATCTGGTCTAATGTCAGGTAAACATTTCCATTCGGATATTCATCCCGCATGGGGCTCCATGTATCAGGAAGAAGTTCTTCTTTTTTTACAAAGATCTTCTGGTTTAATTTTAATTTTCCTTTATCCACCTGATCCAGGACAGTTAGTGCAATATGAAATTTAAAAACGCTCATCATAGGCATTTTCAAATTTCCGTTGATGCTTACCGTATCTTTATCTTCAATACCTTTCACAGATATTCCGGCGGTTGCATTTTTTGTTGAGATGATCTGCTGTATTTCTTTTCTAAGGTTTTCAGTGGATTGTGCTTTTACAGTAAGGTTGAGTGACAGAAGGACTGTAAGAGGTATAAGCTTCTTCATTAAATTTATAATTTCAGTTAGTGTTTTATATTTATTTTTTTAAATAAAAATCATAGGTAAGTCTGGAAATATCGGCAATTATCTTTTCAGAATCTTCAAAGCTTTCAAAAGTATTGTGAACAAAAACAGCAATGTATATTTTCTGTTTACCCGGAAGCTCTATAATTCCAAAATCATTAATTGCCCCGGTCATTCCTTTTTCATTAGTAAAAGATGTTCCGGTTCTGTGTGCAACGTTTATATTTTCAGGAAGTTTTCCTTTAAGTCTTTTTCCCCCGGTAGTATTGTTCACCATTGTGTCATAAAGCCATTTTGTATTTTCTTTATTAAGAAGTTTTCCTTTATGGAATTCTTTAAGAAGATGCACTGCTTCATTGGGAGTGATTTTGTTTACAAACTGGGAATCCCAATCCTTATGCATATCCTCTTCATTGTTTTTTATGATGAAATTTTTACCAGCTATAAATTTCTGTACCTGTTCCGTGCCGCCAATTAATCTTAAAAGAATATCAGTCAAGTTATTATCACTATAGGAAATCATCCATTTCATAGCCTCTTCCAGGCTTATTGATATATCTCCTTCGGGATGCTCTTTTTTAAACGGACTCCATGTATTTTCCAAAAGCTCTTCTTTTCTAATAAAAATTTTCTGGTTCATGGATAATTCATTGTGTTCCACTTTGCTGAGAACGGTTAATGCAATCGGAAACTTTACTGTACTCAGCATTGGATACAATTTTCCACCATTAATTTCAATAAAATCATTCTTTCCTGCTCCGGAAATTGAAACTGCGACATCTGCTTTTTTTCCGGAAAGTAATGCCTCAATTTTCTTTTTTAATACTATACTTTGGGCATTCTGAGCAAATAGATTTAGGCTCAATAAAGCCATGAACAAAGAAAAAATTATTTTTCCGGGAATCATTTGGGAAATTATTTGTGTTTTGGGTTTATCGGGTACTCAAATATTTTATGAAAAATAGAAAATATTATTCAATACCAAAATTTTTATTTCTTTTCTAGTGAATATCGTTCAGCTTTTCAGATATTACAGATTCTCATAAGTCTGATCAACCAGAAAAGATATTGCTTTTTTTATTTTTTCGCGTCCATCGGCAGTATTGAGATCTATCCCGCAAAAAACACTTCCATTTACGGAAGCATACATATTAAGATAATAAAGTCCTGAAACCATAATAGCAGCTATTGCACGGAAGTCCCACGAACGTTCTCCAAAATAAGGATCAATAACCAGTTTCAAAAGACTTTCTCCGCTTTCTTCCTGCATATTGGTGAGCTTCGTCAAAGATTTCCGGGATTCGGATAAACGCCAGAGCAGCAGCTTTTGAAATTCCTTATTAGTATGTACATAATCAAATTGCTGAAGCAGCATTTTTTCCATAAACAACCTTCCTCCATCTCCTGTATCCGGCATTATCTGATCGGTTGTTACATTACTCCAGTAATCCTGCGAACGGATATATTCGTCCATCAGGCCATCCATCCCGCCAAAATAGGTGTAGATCATCTTTTTGTCTACTCCTGCCGTAGCAGCAATATCATTGATTTTCAATGCTGCATATCCTTTTGTTTTCAGAATTTTTCCAACTGCATCCAGAAACTTTTTTTTACTGCGTTCCTTATTACGGATGCTGCCTGCTGCTGATTTTCTTTCCATGATTAAGCATTCAATTATACAAGTTTATGAAAAATTTTATTAATTTAAACACTAATTAGTGTCTTATTTTGTATATTTGCCGAAACTAAACCATTCTACATATATAAACACTATTTAGGTTGAAAAAAACTAGGAACAATTCCGCGCAGGAATAGTCATTAACATTGAGTCTGTAAAAGAACATAAATGACCTTCATAAAACGGCCCCCTTAGTTTATTTCCTTTAGTTTAAAAATGTTTCAGAAATAATGACAGAATGAAGCGTTGGAGAAATAATGATTTGAACACACTAATGATGATGTATTAAAAGAGTTAGAAAGTAATTGTTTCCATAGCAAAAAAGGCAATTTCGAACACCAAATACTAAGGTAAAAACACTAAATGTAAGCGGCAGCATTAGAACCCTAATGCTGTTGTTTTATTTTATGGTAAAAAATAACATACGTTTTCATTAATCTATTTCTAAACTTTCTTTTCTGATCCATTAAGAGGTGATGAGTTATTAAGAAAATTAAGCTTCCTTGAAAAATAAAAAAGAAGATGACCATTTCAAAATGGTCACTTCTAATCGTATTATATCAATGATTTGGTGTTCATACTGTTTTTAAATAGCCATACAAAATATATTATCACAGGACAGAATATTCTTTCTTATCTGAAAAGACATCAATCATCACTTTCGCAATTCTCTCTTTCTCATCATCCGAAAGATTGGATCCTGAAGGCAGACATAAGCTGTTTCCGAAAAGTTCTTCAGCTACTTTTCTTCCGTAATACGGGGCGTCTTTAAATATCGGCTGCAGGTGCATTGGTTTCCAGATAGGACGGGATTCAATGTCGTCTTTCAAAAATTCCAGACGTAAGTCTTCAGGAGTTATTGATGATTTTGTTTCGTCAATGGTAATAACAGACAGCCAGTGATTGCTGTAGAAATCTGAACTTGGTTCTGAGAAAAGTGTTACTCCATCTAAATTCCTGCAAAGTTCATCATAAAAGCGGTGTACATTTCTTCGTCCTTCTACTCTTTCTTCCAAAACTTCCATTTGTCCCCGCCCGATTCCAGCACTGATATTGCTCATCCTGTAGTTATAACCAATCTGGGAGTGCTGATAATGCGGCGCTTTGTCCCTGGCCTGCGTAGATAAAAATACGGCTTTGTCTTTATCTTCCTGGGAATGGCAGACCAGTGCACCACCTCCGGAGGTCGTAATAATTTTATTTCCATTGAATGATAAAATACCAAAACGTCCGAAAGTGCCGCAAGATTTCCCTTTGTATCTGGAACCTAACGATTCGGCAGCATCTTCAATTAAAGGAATTCCGTAATTGTCTGCAACGGTTAAAATTTCATCCATTTTTGCGGGCATTCCATAAAGATTAACCACAATTATAGCTTTCGGCTTTTTACCTTTTGAAATCCTGTCTTCTATTGCTTCCTTCAAAGCAGCCGGGCACATGTTCCAGGTATCTTTTTCAGAGTCTATAAATACGGGAACAGCTCCCAGATAAACGATAGGATTTGCAGAGGCTGAAAATGTCATGGACTGACATATCACCTCATCTCCAGCGCTTACATTACACTCAATTAATGCCAGATGTAAAGCGGCAGTTCCCGCAGAAAGTGCAGCTACCTTAATTTTTTCATTCAGGAATATTTCCAGATCCTGTTCAAAACCGTCAACGTTCGGACCCAAAGGAGCTACCCAGTTTGCATCGAGTGCCTCTTTGATATACTTTAATTCGCTGCCCCCCAGATGAGGAGATGATAGCCATATTTTCGATTTCATATTTCTACTTTTACTATTCTAGATTTTTAAACTTTTACTCTTTATAATTTTCCCGGGATTGCCTACTACTGTAGCACCATCCGGAACATCAGCGATGATAACGGCTCCTGCACCAATGGTACACCATTTGCCAATTTCTATTCCCGGGATCACACTGGCCCCGATTCCGATGT includes the following:
- a CDS encoding M20/M25/M40 family metallo-hydrolase, yielding MKINRFFAVPAVVLAAQFSWAQVKVDPKEKLDPVVKSFVDEINNSSQLENMAYELLDGIGPRLVGTPEMLAANEWTAEKLRSWGIESNLQQFGTWKGWQRGITHVDMVYPRVKSLAATQLAWSPATKKAVEAEVVVLPKVSSKAEFDAWIPSVKGKIVLIAQYQKIGRSDEQIKEFATTELYEKLKAEKEQAGKDFRDYVKNIGYDNNTLPEALEKAGAAGIAISNWTGIMGANRIFGAKTAKIPMIDIDVEDYGMLYRMAEKGAKPKVRIEAQSKILPDAKSFNTIGIIKGKEKPEEYVILSAHLDSWDGAQGATDNGTGTLTMLEAMRILKKYYPNNKRTIVIGLWGSEEQGLNGSRGFVADNPQIMKGVQAVFNQDNGTGRVINISGQGFVDSYSYIGKWLNGVPKTVRDQIKTDFPGMPGGGGSDHASFVAAGVPGFSLSSLNWGYFGYTWHTTKDTYDKIVFDEVKNNVVLTAALAYMASEDPEFTSRTKRVLPQDEKGETVKWPDAKQPKRDSKDFK
- a CDS encoding helix-turn-helix domain-containing protein, which translates into the protein MSDQLETIEDYYRRIRKDQIKMFDSDEFETGKSHFNVSMRRYCSFKSPYNRRDYYKISFIIGKGTFQYGHHKLYVDRPALFFPSPNIPYSWECDGDLQEGYFCLFNQEFFSGNTEFNLFKKTSLFKEWSTPLIFLTDEQTQLATLYFEQMYKLNNSPYPFRCSSIKSHLASVMHLALENRVDDINPNELPANIRLYRLFDELLNKQFPLDSPAYPLALKTASDFADHLNVHVNHLNSSVKSVTQLTTTQIIKERVFEESKNLLKYTNWDIAEIGYTLGFEQPSHFNNFFKKHAEVSPLKFKNTF
- a CDS encoding HAD family hydrolase, producing MSNKNLIFDLDGTLWDPRATVIKIWNEVLNKHQLIEKDLKPEDMNPYMGLLADNILKDIVPGISDQRVHNILSEIVQHENKTLRIHGGILYEGVSETLKNSAKNHRLFIVSNCQDGYIESFLDFYHFNDLFTDIESYGRTKKPKAENIRLIMERNDLSPENSVYVGDTQTDYESAKANNLPFIFCKYGFGKLDTSEYQPSISKFSDMELHI
- a CDS encoding histone H1 produces the protein MKELIEKINAEFEAFATEANQQAEKGNKAAGTRARKSALELSKLFKEFRKVSVEEAKK
- a CDS encoding Bcr/CflA family efflux MFS transporter; translation: MLKEASEKRIRLITIMAFVSIPLSGFVTDIYLPSFPSMAKEMNVSEKDIQITLTSYLLSYGISQLFVGGILDSIGRYRPKLVALFLLIVSSILITMTDSILLICLLRILQGAAVSVLVVATRAIFVDLYDSEKVKHYLSYFTIVWSCGPILAPFLGGYLEKLFNWHANFHFLALYAGILFLFEWFFSGESLPERKKLNLSENIGLYKMMLKNRIFMLGIFILGLSYSIVMLFNITGPFIIENTFHFTPVVIGYCTLILGFSWMIGGFIGKRRLKLDFKERILHPIILQLILITGLITTSFYAENLFIMIPFAFFIHICSGILFTSFFTTSMLYFPKNAGTAGGLMGGLVYVITSITSFIISVSGTVTEQDGLAWRYLAIAMILLGIILVMHQAVKKEKAEN
- a CDS encoding serine hydrolase domain-containing protein, producing the protein MQLKLTGFLFTLLSLSITKAQKTDDFSKKIDSVITNSDPIKFNGTVLVTKAGKVKYAKTFGYSNFSNNIPLKSDDQFEIMSNSKQVTAVLILKEVEKGNINLQSPIKKYLPDLTESWADLVTVHQLLNHTHGIVDTEKPLVFKPGSQFKYGNLSYMLLGEILAKISGKTYVELADELFRKLNMKNTFCYNKDNKRGLVNGYMNKENNFEKVEKSFINNDNLPAAGIVSTVHDLSLWNTALFEGGLLKSGTFKMMTSPTTKSQHDVFGKEDMGFGYNVRIIKESGLSYYAVTGLGDGFTCLNVHFPSDDVNLIILENQMPRNSDYWSYKEALIKNIILKSGLLTGLTDGNEK